Within the Melospiza georgiana isolate bMelGeo1 unplaced genomic scaffold, bMelGeo1.pri scaffold_51, whole genome shotgun sequence genome, the region TCCACCATTTCCCTCATCCAACCCCTGGCATTCCTATGGatcaggaatagtgtggccagcaagAGCAGGGCAGTGAATCTTCCCCAGTGCTCAGCACTGATTGGGCAGCACCCTGAGTGCTGTCTGATTCTAGGCCCCCTGGGGTGGGCAATGGGAAGAAATTTATAgcaggaagagtaaagaaagcaaagctgaagccaaggaaatgctcagggcagtttcagggtggctgccaggcagccctggctctgagcaacagtgtctgcagtgggacaggaaactcctagctgatgggaacaaaattttctggctgagtgcagaggccaggacaaagctcaGTGGTTTCCCTGGCATCCCCCAGCCCTTtctggccccaggggctgatggcatttgtgcttcctcaggttcatgtccccacgCCAccagcatgggggtgctccccctgctccgtgcaatgcaaacagggccTGCTGAGCCAGTGTGGCCGTgcctgtgcctgcaaggatggggcagcctggggctgctcacaggggttttctgtggtgagcattggcctgggtgtgttctttagagagcctgggcaaggagcctggagcccccagggcctggcctgaggcatcagcgctgccccagcagtgcccatggcctgtccctgctgcagccccagcactgccacccccaggactgtgcccggccccgagagcactcaggccctacagcaacaccagggccaccagggcagcggggcagggccacggcagcagcactggcaacaccaagtgctgctgctgctgggcacagctgctgggcctgCACTGatctgtccccagctctgcacacagacatggctgctgcagctccagagaaggcaagcAAAGTGGCATCTCTGGTGAAAACAAtgctgggagatcctttagttCCTTCAAAGCCACCAAATGACCAGCtcctcattgacacagtctggGGCAATGGTgaaggtggagagaaacaaaaggagaaatggCACAAGAAATGACAGTCCTTTGTGGACAAtagttaaaaaaattttaaaaaggaaaaaacacccaCAACCAAACCAGCAACAAGTatcaaagattatttttattagaagtctttttatttaagaaattgGCCAGCAGTTTAATGACTCTGAAACCATCCAGTCACCAGTCTcgacactgcagccttgagttCCTGGTTCCTtaggctgtagatgagggggttcagggctggaggcaccactgagtacagaattgacagggccagatccagggatggggaggacatggaggggggcttcaggtaaACAAATGCTGAAGTGCTGACAAACAGGGAAACCACAACCaagtgagggaggcaggtggaaaaggctttgtgccgtccctgctcagaggggatcctcagcacagccctgaaaatCTGTACATAGGTAacaacaatgaacacaaaacaaccaaatacCAAACACACACTAACTGCAAGAAGCCCAAGTTCCCTGAggtaggatttggagcaggcgagcttgaggatctgtgggatttcacagaagaactggcccagggcattgccattgcacagaggcagggaaaatgtattggctgtgtgcagcagtgaatagagaaaggcaccggcccaggcagctgctgccatgtgggcacaagctctgctgcccaggagggtcccgtagtgcaggggtttgcagatggacacgtagcggtcgtaggacatgatggtcaggaggaaATACTCTGTTCcaatgaagaacagaaagaaaaagacctgtgcagcacatcccgtgtaggagatgtccctggtgtcccagagggaattgtgcatggctttggggacagtggtgcagatggagcccagatcagtgagggccaggttgagcaggaagaagaacatgggcgtgtgcaggtggtggccgcaggctacggcgctgatgatgaggccgttgcccaggagggcagccagggagatgcccagcaagaggcagaagtgcaggagctgcagctgccgcgtgtctgccaatgccagcaggaggaagtgcctgatggagctgctgttggacatttgctgtgtCTGCACATGGGGACCTGTTCATGGAGAAGAGGACAGTGAAGAGTTAGAAGAGATATCTGTAACCAAAATCAAAGATATTTCCCATATACCCTCCCCTGAAAtacacacagaaacacttctgtATTTAAGAgttctgtggttttctttttaagcttCCCCCATGTCTCTCCTGGTATTCTTGGATATCAAACCCTCAGTATTTCTGCTGCCCTCTGGTAGAACAGAGTGAGTTCCCTGAGGCAAGATGATGAGTGGAGCGTGAGGGGAGATGGTCTGTCATGTTATTCTCTTGGGAGTTTCTCTGGGCTTTAACCATCCTCAGGTGAAGGATAATAACTTTCTTATGCTGCCCATAAAATATCACCAGGtactgctgagagcagatggatccaccacagcccagcttcATACTTGTAGCCAAGGACTCATGTTGCTCATTTCACcaacccagcagcattttccatgTCACAAcacctcttcctttccccattaATCTTATAACTCAGAGATGTTCTCGGACAGGTTTGCATCCAGGATTGAAGCTCCCAACTTGGACTGAAATCTCAGGGACATTTCCAAGTGTCCTTATGCTGGCATTGGATTgagggagatgcagctccttccctggctgcactgacagcattgcccagagccaggcactggggacagcatcaccctgagccagctgtgccccctgccagagcccccagggccgggcagctgctcccagccctgtgctctgcagagggaaatgggctcagggctgcagagctgccccatggctctgctgcagctctgcctgcacaggaggggctgcacgcCTTGGAGCCCCAACCCTGagggcacaggctgggctgggggcacaggagggagggggcttgtTCAGAGGGAGGGGACTGCACTGGAGGGGATCCTGTGGACGTCTCTAAACgctccctgccacagcattgctgggttttgttttctgttattgcctgatcttctctctgcttccagGAGATTTTCCTTCCCGCAggtgtttccctgtgcctgatctctccctgccagcactcacagaccccaaatctctgtgcaCTTTCCTTGGACTGACAGAATcctgcctgtttgcagggcGCTGGCTGGGGGCAGGTTCTGTTTGCAGCTTGGAGAAAGGATAGCTCAGAGTGAGCCTGATGGTTAAGAGTAAAAGTGATGCTggtgctgtccatgggcagaGTGGCTACAAGCACATTAGGGATCTCCCGTGAACCTATTGATCACTAATAGGAACAGTTCAAATGTCTCAGACACTAGTCAAAATTCATAATCAGCCGTTAATATTTATACCCCGTTCCCTGCCTTCAACCAGTAGTATGAAATGGAATACAAAATCTTTGGAAATTTCCACGTTCTTATCAAAATTCTTGTCTTGGAAATATTCCATGACTGATCTGAACCCCTAAGCATGTCAGAGCTTCATGAGCATTTCACCTCCCCTGCACCAGAAATACTCAAGAGTtgtactcacagagtctgtaagcattgggatgttccagctgcaggagatggctccaggagctgcagctgcattgtcctgaagccagaggttcctgtgccaagggctggcaatgattctgccccaggcactttgtagcaccttcccagccctgactgattgaagctctctgggcctctgtgctgtgcctggggtggctgcaggcagtgccccagccctgctgggctggcagaagagctgctcatcaagagaaatgtgtttTTGAAGCTCTGCTTGGTTCTGCAGCTCtacaggagctgcctctgtgctggaagcccagcccagctcagcagcacaaacacagcacaaggactttaatgagcctctggggctttgtgctcaggccctgaataTCAGTCCCTGAGAAGGAGCAGAAtaaacctctccagaactccaagtcagaatccaactccaaagtttcttgaagttttaatgggtcccactgagtGAGACGACAGAGAATGTGTctccaggccccaggcagagcagagaactggaggcagtgatgacaggtggggacaaagagaagccaagtcttggtgccctggggcacagcagcagggtctgtgccaccaagggctgtgaggagacaccttgtcctgaggctctggggcctcctggcacagccccagccaggctgggcactgtcagccccttgtcctgccatcagcatccccccctagcccacatcccagtggcctcaaggatctgctggaaggattCCCTGGGGAGTCTTGGTCAGAAATGTCCCTAGGGGCTCCTTAATGGTCACAGAGTTTTTCAAAGAGCTTAAgatttggcttttgccttggagtctctgagaggtttatTGCAAacatggcctccaattatctgctttaatgagTCCCCTGAGAgcctttgtcagtaacaacacgCAGTGGGCTCATTAATGCCTCAAGGTACTTCAGgtattttaaggtacttggtgtttcacTCTTAATACAAACTCAATGAGAAGTTtctgcaatcatggccccagTTTTCTGCTTTAATGAGTCCCTTGAGAACTCTGTACTGACATTCAGTGGGCCTCATCAATGATTTGAaatactcaaggtttttaaggtactttggaATTTCCTTTCCACACTGAATCTCTGAGAGCATTTagtgccatcctggcctccaattcactcctccaaggagtccagGAGGAGCCTGCATTGGGGATggacctcagtgggacccattcaTGCTTTGAGACACTTTGAGTGTTTCCTCTGACTTTGACacctggaaaggtttgtgcaatctcctcTCATGCCCTGAGGTTCCAGGGCTCACCTCCAAATGCACCACAGGGCTCATTAGGATCAAAAAAGTCCTGACAAACCATGGCTCTtccttgatttccctctgctctcatgCAGTTCATCAGGAAGTTCTCTGTAG harbors:
- the LOC131096535 gene encoding olfactory receptor 14J1-like, whose protein sequence is MSNSSSIRHFLLLALADTRQLQLLHFCLLLGISLAALLGNGLIISAVACGHHLHTPMFFFLLNLALTDLGSICTTVPKAMHNSLWDTRDISYTGCAAQVFFFLFFIGTEYFLLTIMSYDRYVSICKPLHYGTLLGSRACAHMAAAAWAGAFLYSLLHTANTFSLPLCNGNALGQFFCEIPQILKLACSKSYLRELGLLAVSVCLVFGCFVFIVVTYVQIFRAVLRIPSEQGRHKAFSTCLPHLVVVSLFVSTSAFVYLKPPSMSSPSLDLALSILYSVVPPALNPLIYSLRNQELKAAVSRLVTGWFQSH